The segment GAGAGGCTGGAGGGACCCCCTCCACACTGGCAGAGGGTGGCAAGCATCAGAGCACTGAATTTGATACCAGAGGTACGGCTTTGATTTCTAAGCTGGATCTTGCCCCTCTGAGACCTACGCCCTGAAAAGACATCCTCCGTCCGACATGGGGAAGGTTGTGTATGTTACGGAGCATCGGacctccccacctctgcccctGGACACCTGTGTATACACTTACCGGAAGCGGGGTGAGTCCTTAAGACACTCctcaaaatccagcttgaccgTCATCTCAGCTAGACCGCTCCGGGGCCAGTGGGCCCTCGGGCCTGGAGGGTGGAGCTGCAAGTACAGGCACTCCCCTGGCCTGGGGACGTGCTgatgagggaggaaggagagtccTCCCCTGGGtagagcctgggggtgggggacaggattCTTTCCCTAAGTGCAAGGGGTGTCCTAGGAGGAGCGCTCACCCCTCACTTTCAGGCAGTGCTGGGAGGGGTGGAGGCGGGGCCCGGGGGTGGAGAAGGGCCTGAGATCAGAGAAGCCACAGCCCCGCCCTCGGAGACTATCTGCAGTCACCTTCCTAGGGCCCTGGTCTCTCTCCGCTTGTTCTCCTTCAGTGGTTGAGTCGTGGAGGCCtgagagatacaggttcaaatcctgattgCCTAACCCTGGGCAAGCtgattcctcagtttcctcatctgaaagatGGGGACGATAACTCCTACCTCCAGGGTGGTTTTTTAAAGACGATACTGGTAAGTGTGTGGTTGAATCACACATGTCATTGTCAGCCCACTGCAGGTGGGTCTTCCTGGGCTCCTGGGTGCCTGTTGAGCCCAGTCCCCCTGGCTATGCCAAGCTTTTTGCTCTGCTCTGCCTGTGGTTTCCTGCATGTGAATTTTCATCTCTGCCCCCGCTCTCCTCAACGACAGCTCAGGATCAGCCTGGGACCCCAATTCACAGCACCTAGACTCCTGCTCTTCTCTTTATTGTCTACTCCGATTGACCGAGGGTGGTGAGGGCAGGGAAAGTtggctcccaccccatccccagctgGCTACAGTTTCCATTGTTTGGTTTCCTCCTCCTGAGTCCACTGGAGCTGCAGGGTTTCATCTGGAAGAGGAGGGGCTGGGTTAGTGGCTTTCTTGCCACAGGCAGAAGATGTGGCCCACGATCCCCAGACTCCCTAGAACCTACCCACTCAGCCCCTCGCGCTCCCCGGCCATCCCCTTGCCCCTGCTCAGGCTCACGTCTGTGCTGGTTTTGGTTTGGGAAGTTTGGGTGACTTCCAggttccctctctgagccttccaTGCTTTGCCAGTTCAGCCCCTTGGATACCAGCCACTGACACCAGTCAGACATTGCTTGGGACCCACTATCTTTGGAGCACTGGGCAGTACCTGGAGCGGGGTAGGTGGCAGAGAGGAAATcagggaggaggcatgggggCAGCAGTGGTACCAAGCTGGGGGGCTGGTACCCATCCCTCTGAGCCTCCCTGGGTCCTCTCCATAAAATCCACATTGCACACAAGAATGTGGAGGGCCTCACTCATCACCTTTACCGATCTGCTGGCCTGAAGGGAGTCAGGGGTTGGGAAGATGGGAGCTTGCCAAGAGCCAGGCCTGGTGAGATGGTGGCCTGGTGCCCTCACCAGGCTTCGATGATGTCACTATCACCTTCTGGGAGCTCTCAGTGGCCTGGAAATCCTGGGAGGAGCTTCGGGTGTGGTCCACCAGACGGACCTCAGTGCCCATGGGACTCTCAGTCACCCAGTTCAAGTTTGTGGAGCCTGCAAGCATCAGAGGACCAGGGTTGGCACATCCATCAGTCTGTTGGTTCTTAGCCCTCCTGCTCCTGGGCTGACCCGGCTGAACTCTCACTGCTCTGCTGTTCATCTTCTGTGTCCTCCTCAAGCTCGGGGTGGGGCCAGCACCTCAGATATCTTCCTTTGCTGTAATACTCCTTGCGCTGCAgaccaatttccttctccaacaccacagtggtGGATGAAGTTGGGGACAGATTTATGAAGGCAGCGGAAGCTGAGGAATCACCCAAATCAGTCTGAGTCATAAGGACACCTAGAGAATATAGGGCACCAGCTTCATTGTGACCCCTGAGCAGCCATGAGAAGGTCAAGCCTCAGGTTCTCATCTCACTTCTATCCCCTCCTCCCATTTTAGAAAAACATCAGTGACCTTTCCACCCCCTCAGAGTTCTGTTGGGCTTTCTGTTCCTCCTTCCCAGCCAGCCTTCCTTGGGGCCTATCCTGATGGGGACCCCACCCCAGCTGCCCTCTTTCTACCTTGGGGACACCAGCCAGCACGACTTCCCTCTTAGGCAGCAGGGCTCTGGGCTGACACCCACTGAGGAAGACAAGCTGTGGTGGAGAAGGTTCTGGACTACAATTCCCTTGGGTGTCTGGGGCCCCACCATAGCTAACCTTTGGCTTCTAGGATGTGGTTTCTGGCCACTAGGCCAATCTGGTCCTTGACTCCTCCAGTCATTCTTCCTGCCCCACCTCTTTCCACAGGCCTGGGCTCTGAGTCCAGCATTGCTCCTCGACTGCCACTGCTCATACTCACGCTACCCACACTGCTGTTCTCGCTATTATCCAAGGGAAGGTTTTTCTGAGGTTTCAGGAACTTTCCTTCATTGTAGTGTGCCTTGCGGCGCTTTTCAAAATCATCGGATTCTGTGGGCCAGTGTCAGAGCATGGCTTTCCTGCCAGGCTCTCCGCTGAGCTCTCACTCCACCTCCCCTTCCACTTAACCCCACCCCTCATCTCACGTGTCTTGGAAAAGCTGTCTGAAGACCCCGAGCTTCTGTTATCGCTGTACAGGACCTTGGGGAAGAAATGGTCCATTGCTGCAAACCTGAAGGGGAGGGAGACCAGTTGGGGGAACAGAGAGAACAAAAAATGGGAGCAGGTGGTAGCTGGGGCCAAGCTGGCTGACTCCCCCACCTTGGCCTGAGTGAGTCCTGATCCAAATTGTAGTACCTCCCATTTGGAGAGCCAAAAAGCAGAGCTGGCTCAGACCCTAGTTcaggggtggagggggcaggaggcTGCAGGTCTCTACTGACCTCTGGCAGGACTCTCACCTCTCTGCTAACTTCTCAGGAGTCATTGCATGAGAGGTCCCGGCAAGCAGGTCTTCATCAATGTCTTGGAGCCTGCAAGAGAGGGAGGAAGCAATGCCTCAGAGCAGGCAGCCAGGCACTCCCCTCCTCTGAGTAGAGAAAAGAGTAGGAGCTGAAGGGCTAGAGCTGCAGACTCGCACCTGTGGAAGGGAGTGCTGGGCTCATCCACCTTCATAAAGCCATAGTTCTTGTCAGCAGGGTGGTAGGTCGCCAGGATATTCATTTCATCCCAGTGCTGAGACTTTCTCCTTCGGGTGAGGAAAGGATACAAAAGAAGGGGGAGGAAATCTCCTAGTGCTCAGAGTCCTCCCTCTTTCAGTTATTCAAAACGTTTTCCGACCTgtaggaggctggggtggggttaCACCTGACAATAATCACGTGCTATGTAATCAAGGGTTTATCCTGTACCTGCCGCTCTCTCAAAGGCTAGGAACCTCGGATTTCCCACCCAATTACCCCCACTTACTCTCACTTTTAGTTCTTGAGACTccacccccttcccctgcctTGGCTTCCTCCTGCGTCTGGAATCCCTTTCTTCCTCCCCGGCTCCTTACTTCTCCGCCCCGGGGGATTTGTGCACCGTGATGGAGCTGCTGTTTTTTAGGATGCTCCGGGGCCGGTCCTCACAGGGTCTGTCTTGGCGCGTGCAAGTTGACTCGGATAGCGTAATGTTTGCCGACTTGTACACCCCAGACGCCCCGGACCCCGGGTTGAACGTCCCGGATACACTGGTTCCAGGGAAGTGGGGATTAAATCCGACAGGTTGTGTACGGGACCCAAAGCTGTGGCCCGCGACTTCCCCAGGATGCTGGTTGAGCCTGGAACCGAGGACTGCTGTCCCTCCGGAGGGCtggctagaatcaagactgcgaATTCTAGTTCCCCCATTGTGCGTGGGGGGCCCAGAACCGTGAAACATGGTTACTCCGGAGAGCAACCCGGCGCCTGACTCGACTCCTCCGATGCCTCCTGGCACCCCGCTGATACCCCCACCAGGGGATTCTCCATTGAGGCCGCCAGTACCCCCCAGACCTTCCTGCTTCTCCATGGCCCCACTAGGGGGCCACTCTCAGCTACCTCGCCCCGCCTCCCTGCTCCACATAGCcccgccccaggccccgcccccaccgcGGCGGGAGGGGGACGCTTGGGCGAGGTCTGGGTCCCCTCCCCCACCGCTCCCTGGAGCCGTGGGGGGCGGAATCAAAACTGTTTAGGGACCTCCGACTGGAAGCCTCTCAGGTTGCCCCTCCCTTTCTGTCCCACCCTAAAACCCTTCTTTGTCTCTGGGATTTGTTCCCGCCCTTCTCCCCCATCACCACCCTCATCCGAATTATCCAATCAGTCAGGTGTCCCGGACGCCGTGCGAGAAACTTAATTGTGACGTCACACACAGTCCAGTTGAAGCGTAGCGTCTGGGGAGTCTTGCTGGGGGGTTGTTGATAGCTCTGGGGGTGGCGGTCTTTGAGGATTGTCAGCGTCGTTGCCTGAAACTACCTGCCAGGGCTCCTTTGGACTCTTTATTCGTGGCTTTAAAACCTAAGTTTGGTTGAACTAGAGTTCAAGATGGGCTTGTCTAGAAACATCCGCGAACTCTTTTCGCCCCAAAAGCCAGCCCGCTCTGTTTCGGAGAAGTGGAAGGATTGCGACACTGTCGAAAGACATATCCGGTCTCAAGTGGTACCGAGTGTGACCCTCTTTATTTACAAAGCTACCTCTATGTGCTCAGGACCCGCTCACACCGCTTAGAGGCGCGCGGAACGAAGGAAAGACCCCGCCTCCTCTTGCCGTAAAGCGAATATTTCAAAGTGTTGCTTGTCCTCAACGAAGGCAGGGCCGTCGGTGTCGCAAAGCTGAAAGTGTTTGGGCACCACCCCCAAGTCGTAAAAGGGCCTGCGGCAGTCGTTTCTTCCACTGTCGCAAAAGCTCCCGGCCCGTCTTCGCCCCTCTGGAGCCACTCCCTCGCCCGTGCCGTAAAGCAAACCTGCCCGACTCTGTCGTCCTTTCTCTTCCCACCGTAGTAGTCCTTAGTTCCCTACTCCGGGATGCTTTATTGCCCGGCACTGCCGTAAAGCATATCTGGCCCCAGCCCCCGAGTCCTATTCCCCTAGGGCGTCCGTGCACCGCGGTTGCCACGGTGCCGCCAAGCGCGGCTGTCGCGCGGCCCCGGTGTCAGCGGCGATGGCGGCGGGGTCGGGTGGGAATGGGGGCTCCGGGGGAGGCCCCGGGCCGGGGCCGGGTGGGGGTGGTGGCCCCGGCGGGAGCGGCCCAGGGCCGGGGTCCGGCGGGGGTCTGGGCAGCAGCGGGGAGCTGCATCCGCGCACCGGGCGCTTGGTGAGCTTGTCGGCCTGTGGGCGTACGGCGCGGCGGCAGCAGCCAGGCCAGGAGTTTAACCACGGGCTGGTGTTGAGTCGGGAACCCTTGCGCGATGGACGCGTCTTCACCGTCCGCATCGACCGCAAGGTGCGGAGCTGGGGCCGCGGAAGCGAGATGtgaagggtggtgggaggggaccAGAAGGCGATGGGGGAGGACAGCTAGGGTAGCCCACATTACCAGATACCGAGAGGGAACCGCTAGCCAGAACACTAGGTGATGAGCAGGAAGGGAGCATAGAGCGGAAACATtaagtcacaaagagaaggaGACAAGGAGAGCTTAAGTTTTGTCAAGATCCAGGAGCAGGGAAGGGACACGGGGCCCCACCCACTATAATGATTAGAGAACAATCCTCCTGGGATAATTTCTGGGAGATGGAGGATGGAGAGATGTCACATATATGATGGAAGAAGAGAGATAACCAAGAAAAGAACAACCATTGAAGAATAAAAGCACACCGAAGGGGACAGAAAGATGGGTGAGGAGAGATACTCAAAGCAAGAGATGTGTGTGCCTTTGCGGTGATGCGGCGGAAATGCCAGGTGCACAGAGGTAGAATTTGGGAGGAGAGTGAGTTTGAGTGCAGCCAGAGCCTAGGAGAGAGGCCCATAGAGAGAGAACGAGCAATATACCAGCAAGTATGGAGAGCTGTGAATTTGGTTGAGGAGCCACAGAGACCAGAGCAGTTCGAGATGGCAGGAGCCTGGAGCCAGGGAATTTAGCCAGCTTGGTGAGCCAGCGTGGGAAGAGCATGGAATCATAGACAGCGTGCACCCAGAGTACAGAAGAGAGTTACTAAAGGAGAGCAAGTCTAATCATTCCCTGAGACCAGAGTCCAGAAAATACTTTGTGGGACTGGATCTCTGGATTGGGGATGCCTTGTATTTCAAGAGAGAAAAGCCCAGTTAGCTGTctgagaggtgggaagagggggACACAGTGGCCtgtgaaatgcaggagacccattcGTAGCCCACCCTGAGGCACTGTCCACCGCCCCATCACAGGTCAACTCCTGGAGTGGCTCCATTGAGATTGGGGTGACGGCACTGGACCCCAATGTGCTGGACTTTCCAAGCAGCGCCACAGGGCTGAAGGGGGGCTCGTGGGTAGTGTCGGGCTGCTCGGTGCTGAGGGATGGACGGTCTGTGCTGGAGGAGTATGGGCAGGACCTTGACCAGCTTGGCGAAGGGGACCGTGTGGGCGTGGAGCGCACGGCTGCCGGGGAGCTGCGGCTCTGGGTGAACGGGCGGGATTGTGGCGTGGCTGCCACGGGCCTTCCGGCTCGTGTCTGGGCCGTCGTGGACCTTTACGGCAAGTGCACCCAGATCACTGTGCTCCCCCCTGAGCCGGGCTTCAGCCCCCCTACTCCCAGCCCCACTCCTCCCCTTGAGCCTTCTGCCCCCGCTGAAGATTCTGCCTTGGCTGAACAAGGGACCTCTGGGGATGAAGGTGAGAATGCAGCTAGGGCAGTGGTGGGGGGACGGGGCAGAGGGAATGGCTGAAGGgacgggggcggggcagggcaaTGACAAGTGAGGCTGGGTGTGGGCTGGGAGAGCAGGGGCTAGTGGAGGGGTCTCCTGGCTGTGGTCCCTGCAGCAGGGGCTGAACCCTTATTCCCCTCCCATTCCACCTGGTCCCCAGCCTTCATGGTATCCCCAGCGCAGGCCCGGCCGGAGATGTTTCCTAACAGCCTTGAGTCGCATAATGGTGAGGGTTCCTGGGAGGCCTGGGAAAGGGAGCAGGACATGAGGTGgatgttgggggggggggcggggggagacctCAGGAGAGGGGTAGGGAGAGCATGGTGAGCCTGAGACTGAGAAGACGCATTTCTGCTTCCTTCCTGTGTCCTGCTGTTGCAGACTTTGCCGGCATGGAGCTCTCCGAGGTGGTGAGCAATGCCATCCTGTCTGCGTACAACGGGGGGCTCCTGAATGTGAACCTGAGCTCCCCCCCTGAAGCACCGGGGCCTAGCGGTGCTGCCACCTCGCCCATTGTCACCTCCAACGATGCTCTGCTTTTCCATGAGAAGTGTGGAACCCTCATCAAGCTCAGCAACAATAATAAGACCGCTGAGCGCCGCCGGCCCCTGGATGAATTCAACAATGGGGTTGTCATGACCAATCGCCCGCTCCGGGACAATGAGATGTTTGAGGTGTGCAAGGTGTTGGGGCCTGGCCAGCGTCTCACCCTCTGGGAACTAGAGATGGGGCTCGATCCCCAATGCTAGCAGAGGGTGGAGGTGGCTTAGGGAAGCTCAAAGggtggagagatttttttttctgcgtTTACATTTCTCCTCTCCCTTACACTGTCATTCCACCCAAGATCCGCATCGATAAGCTCGTAGATAAGTGGTCAGGCTCCATTGAGATTGGTGTCACCACCCACAACCCCAACAATCTGGAGTACCCAGCCACCATGACCAACCTGCAGTCAGGTACCAGCCCCTGGCATGGTGGGGGCGTGGCCTGTGGTCACCAAGCTGCAGGGAGCCCATACCCTAACCAAGGTGTCTGCTTTCCCAGGTACCATCATGATGAGCGGCTGTGGGATCCTGACCAATGGCAAGGGCACCCGCCGGGAGTACTGTGAATTCAGCCTGGATGAGCTGCAGGTGAGGGTGGACACAGCGCCGGCCTCTCTCCAGGGGCACCCCAGTATATACCGAGCAGTCCTGCCTGGGCTCCGTACTCTCTGACGTGGAGGAAGGCCCTTTATGTTTTGTCTGAAGGTTCCTtctgagaagggcttccctggtgggctcagatggtaaagagtctgcctgcaaagcaggagacctgggtttgatccctggtttgggaagatcccctggagatggaaatggctacccgctccagtattctggcctggagaattccatgaacagaggagcctggcaggctacagtccgtggggtcacaaagagttggacacaaatgattgactttcacttttccttctgaGAAGGCAGGGCTGCCCAACTGTTAAGCACTCAGATTTTGCAGTCAGAtgggttccattcttctttcagtTTGGCCTTTGGTGGTGGTGACCTGTGGCCAGAAGCTCATCTTTttgggtagtttttttttttttttcttaatgtctgAAAATGAGCCTGTTGGTACTATTTGATAGAGTGCCATGAAGGTTGAGTTGGTGTTGATAAGATAGTTTAACATAGTGCCTGACTTGCCTTGAACATTCGGAGTGGTCTGAGATGCATGGGAACCAGTTGGAGCTGTTCCCCTGTCGCATTGGTTGATGGGAAGGCTGGAGGACTACTCTGTTCTCAGTGTCCAGGACAAGTCTGGAGCCTAGCTGTCAAAAGATtccaggtttttatttttctgctttgaatAGGAGGGTGACCACattggtctcacgaggaagtccAACTCTGCCCTACACTTCTTCATTAATGGCATTGATCAGGGTAAGGAGAAGCTCAGAGAGGGCGGCTGGGCCAGGGCTTTCACTGAGGGGGGTCTATCTCATTCTCCCTTTATTGATTCTTCTCCCCTCGTCCCATGCACAATGAGACGGCCGTCATTCTTCCATTCCCTGTGCCTTCCACCCCTGCAGGTGTGGCGACCCCCCTGACACCCCCAGTGGTGTACGGTGTGGTGGACTTGTATGGGATGGCCGTGAAGGTGACCATCGTCCACAATAACAACCACAGTGACCGCCTTCGCCGGAACAATGCCATCCTGCGGGCTCTGTCCCCTGAGGGTGCTCTCCGCCGGGCTGCTCCTACAACCCAGGCAGAACCCGAGCGCCTGCTCTTCCACCCCAACTGTGGGCAGAAGGCAGCCATCACCCACGAGGGACGCACTGCCCTGAGGCCCCAGTATGGCCCATGGGGTGGGGAGAAGCCTGCGGAGGGGCTATGAGGggattgggggaggggtgggcaaaTGGGAGGCCGTGGGAGTCTGGTCGGGGGGCCTCCTGGAGTGTGGACCGTGGGTGCTTGACCTGGGCAGTGGGTGTCACTGGGCGTTGCAGGGCTGAGCTTTGGGGCACTGTGTGTGGTGGGATCTGAGTCCCCACTTGCCATGCCCTCAGTGCCACCGACGACTTCAATCATGGTGTGGTGCTGAGCAGCAGAGCCCTGCGGGATGGAGAGGTGTTTCAGGTGCGCATCGACAAGATGGTGGACAAGTGGGCTGGCTCCATTGAGATTGGCGTCACCACCCACAACCCTGCCTACCTCCAGTTGCCCTCCACCATGACCAACTTGCGCTCTGGTGAGCTCCCAGGAAGGGCAGGGCCAGGATAAGATGCTAGGGGGGAAGCCGTCCCTGTTTTCCAGACTCTTTCACTTGTCACGTTTGTGATGACACATTCAGTGCCTGAGGCATGCCATGTGGATAGGGCCTGTGGTTGGTGTGAGAACTGCAGAATTTTCTTGCTCTGCCCTGAGAAGAAAAGGCAGGCTGGACTGGTAGCTTCCGGAAGTAACTGGGGGACTACTGTGTAAAGGAAAGAAGTCTTGGCTTCCTCTTCATGGCTTTTGCCACTCGTTGTTCACTAGGGACCTGGATGATGACAGGGAATGGGGTGATGCACAATGGGACGACCATCTTGGATGAATATGGGCACAACCTGGACCGACTCAAGGTGGGAGACTGGGGGAACTGGCACCTGTCGGTAGCggggaggcaggccaggtggagCTGCTGAAGGACCAGCCCAGGTAGGAACTCAGCCTGACTCCTCACTCCAGCCCCCCttcttccaaggcaggggacacggtGGGCGTTGTGCGGCGGGAGGACGGGACTCTCCACTTCTTCGTCAACGGCATGACTCAGGGTCCCGCTGCCTGGAATGTGCCCCCAGGAGTCTATGCTGTAGTGGATCTCTATGGCCAGGCGGCCCAGGCCACCATTGTGGACGACGTGGGTGAGGGCCGGGCTGGGCAGGGCCTGGGGTGGCCTTGGGAGGCCTCAGAGATGACTGTAGGCCTAAAGGGTGATGTCCACTTGCAGAGGTGCCCCAAGTCCCTGAACCACTCCCTGAGGGGAACAACCAGGTGTCTCCAAGCTCTCCATCGTCTGGGGCTGGGGGCTCGGACCTCCGCTTCCACCAGCTGCATGGCAGCAATGCGGTCATCACCAACGGGGGCCGTACTGCACTCCGCCACAATTGCCGCAGCGAGTTCAACGATGCCATCGTCATCTCCAACCGGTCAGTATCTGGACTTTTATGTCCCTACTTCCCTACTGCTCAGCATCAGCCACCCAAGTGGGGCCTGTCTGACGGCCATTCTCCTGGCAGAGCCCTGAGAGATGGCGAGCTGTTTGAAATCGTCATTCAGAAGATGGTGGACCGCTGGTCAGGCTCCATTGAGGCTGGTgaggggcatgtgtgtgtgtgtgtgtgtgtatgtatacatgtgctGGGGAGGTGCTGgctgccagaggctggggacttGGCTCTGACCCACCCCTGCCTCCTTCTAGGAGTGACCGCTATTCGGCCGGAGGACCTTGAATTCCCCAACACTATGACAGACATTGACTATGACACGTGGATGCTGAGGTTGGGCTGTCTGCTTTGGCAGCCAGCTTGGTGGAGCTGGCCGGGATGAGGGAAGCAGGGTTTGGGGCCTATGGTAGGTGTAGACCATGACAGACCTAGGTGGTCTGGCTGTTCCCTCCCCCTAGACCCTTAGGGTAGCTTCTACTTTTGCCTGGGGGGTTTCCAGGGTGCAGGAGACAAGATTGGGTCTCACACCCCAGGTTAATCCCAGTCCAAGGCCCTGGACAATTCCGACAAGCAGAGATGGGGCAGAGGCCtgtgtggggaggaaggtgggaggccgATCTACCCGTTCTGTTATCCCTGCAGCGGCACAGCCATCATGCAAGATGGGAACACCATGCGCAACAACTACGGGTGTGATCTTGACGCGCTGGGCACTGGAGCCCGCATCGGTATGATGCGCACGGCTAAGGGCGACCTGCACTACTTCATCAACGGCCAGGACCAAGGCGCTGCGTGCTCAGGCTTGCCTCCCGGTAAAGGTGACTATTCTGTGGCTTTCGACCTGCCACCTTCGGCCCAGTCCATCCCAGGCTACTGGGCTGCTGACACCTTCTGTTCGTACTTAGAAGTGTATGCAGTAGTGGATCTGTACGGCCAGTGCGTCCaagtgtccatcaccaatgccaccggccccatggacaacagcctaGCGACCAGCAACACCGCCACTGAGAAGTCGTTCCCCCTGCACTCCCCAGGTTTAGCTGGCAGAGAGGGAGGCTGGCAGGGAGGGAGCGGGGAAGGGCTCTGTCTGCCTGTGGTGGGCCTGAGGGGTGCAGCCTCCAGGTCAGGCAAGCTGTTTAGACAGGCTGGCTGCAGCAGTGGTAGAccaaggggaagggggagggctcAGCCCCTGGTGGGGAGCAGCCAAGAAGAGGGGAGGAAGTTCCACCTGGACACAGGGCCTGGATGCTTCCCTGCCACCAAAGGGCTGGGACACCATCGCTGGGCATGGCAGGTTTGGGACTGAGTCCTGCTGTGGTCAAAGAGGTATCAAAGTTCTTGAGGGAAGACCGGAGGTGGGACCATCATGTCGACTTCCTGCTGCATCTGAAAGCCTCGCCCTGTCCTTTCTGAAGCTTGCTGCCCCAATCCTCCCCTTCCTCTGGTCCTGTCTTCCCACAGTGGCTGGCGTGGCCCACCGATTCCACAGCATCTGTGGCAAGAACATTGCTCTGGAGGAAGACGGCACGAGGGCAGTGCGAGCAGCCGGCTATGCCCATGGCCTCGTCTTCAGCACCAAGGAGCTCAAGAGTGAGGAAATCTTCGAGGTGGGCTGTGGCAATGTGACCCAGGGGGCCACCAAACCTCCATGGCAGGGCCAGCCTGCTTCCCATCCTCCTGCAGTGCGCTGAGGGTTCCTCTGTCTCCCAGGTGAAGGTGGAGGAGCTGGATGAGAAGTGGGCCGGCTCCCTCCGCC is part of the Bubalus kerabau isolate K-KA32 ecotype Philippines breed swamp buffalo chromosome 4, PCC_UOA_SB_1v2, whole genome shotgun sequence genome and harbors:
- the LOC129649354 gene encoding uncharacterized protein LOC129649354, with translation MEKQEGLGGTGGLNGESPGGGISGVPGGIGGVESGAGLLSGVTMFHGSGPPTHNGGTRIRSLDSSQPSGGTAVLGSRLNQHPGEVAGHSFGSRTQPVGFNPHFPGTSVSGTFNPGSGASGVYKSANITLSESTCTRQDRPCEDRPRSILKNSSSITVHKSPGAEKRKSQHWDEMNILATYHPADKNYGFMKVDEPSTPFHRLQDIDEDLLAGTSHAMTPEKLAERFAAMDHFFPKVLYSDNRSSGSSDSFSKTQSDDFEKRRKAHYNEGKFLKPQKNLPLDNSENSSVGSVSMSSGSRGAMLDSEPRPVERGGAGRMTGGVKDQIGLVARNHILEAKG